The region CACGCCGGCCGATAATGATTTTGCCCAGGTTGTGCTCGCGGGCGTAACGCAGCACCGCGCGTTCTTCGGTAGGATCGGACAGGGTGGCAGTTTCGGCTCCCAGCTCCTGCGCCAGCCGCAGCGCCCGCAGGATTGCCCTGCGTTGGTTTTCCGGCAGCCGGTGCAGCTTCGGCGTTTCCACATATACCGCATGCCAGTGGCAACCCAGGCGCGCCGCCAGCCGGGCGGCGATGCGCACCAGCTTTTCGTTGCCGCTGTTGTGACCGACGCACAGCAAAATGCTGTCGCGGGTGTGCCACACTTTCTCCCGGCCCTGGGTATCGCGAAAGGCGCGCATTTGGTCATCGACCCGATCGGCGGTGCGGCGCAGCGCCAGCTCGCGCAGGGCGATCAGGTTACCCTTGCGGAAAAAGTGCTCGATGGCGCGTTCGGCCTGGCCGGGAATGTACACCTTGCCTTCATTGAGCCGCTGGCGCAGATCGTCCGGCGGCAGATCGACCAGCACCACTTCGGTGGCTTCGTCGAACACGTGGTCAGGCACGGTCTCGCGCACCCGCACTCCGGTTACGCCGCCGACCACGTCGTTCAGGCTCTCCAGATGCTGCACGTTCACGGTGGTGAGCACGTCGATACCGGCGTCCAGCAACTCCTCCACATCCTGCCAGCGTTTCGGGTGACGCGAACCCTGGGCGTTGCTGTGCGCCAGTTCGTCCATCAGCACCAACGCCGGATGGCGTGCCAGCGCGGCATCGAGATCAAATTCCTGCACCAGCCGGCCGCGATACTGGATACGCTTTTTCGCCAGCACGTCCAGGCCGGTCAACAGCGCAGCGGTTTCGCTGCGGCCGTGGGTTTCGACTACGCCAACCAGCACGTCCAACCCCTGACCGCGCAGGCGTTGGGCTTCTTGCAGCATGGCGTAGGTTTTGCCCACCCCAGCGCAGGCGCCGAAGAACACCTTCAGCCGGCCCCGCGGTTTTTCATTGGCTACCGCCAGCAGGCTGTCAGGATCGGGGCGCTGCTGTTCTTCTTCGACCATTACAATTCCTTGCGTAACAAAGCAAAAATGGGTTCGGCACGCCGAACCCTCTCACTATGCTGAATGCGGCGTATTACCGCAATGCGTCGAGCGCCAGGTTCAATTTCAGCACGTTAACCACCGATTCGCCCATAAAGTTGGGGGTTGCCTGATCGGTGTTTTCGTCAATCAGCCTGGCGATTTGCTCCGGCGGCAGTTGGCGCGCCGCGGCAACCCTGGCCAGTTGATATTGCGCCGCAGCGATGGAAATCTGCGGATCCAGACCGCTGCCGGAGGCGGTCAGCAGATCGACCGGGATCGGGCCTTTCATCGCCGGATTGGCCTGACGCAGCTGCGCCGCACGTTCGGCGATGGCTTTATCCAGCGCCGGGTTGGTGGCGGCCAGATTGCTGCCGGCGGACGCCATGGCATTATAGGCCGAATCACCGGTGGCAGAAGGGCGCCCCCAGAAATACTCCGGTTTGGTAAAGTTTTGGCCGATCAGCGCGGACCCCACCACCTTGTCGCCCTGATACAGCAACGAGCCGTTGGCCGCGCCGGAAAACAGCAACTGCGACAGCCCGGTAGTCAACAGCGGATAGGCAATGCCGGTAATCAACGTCAGCAAAATCAGCATTACCAGCGAAGGTCGTAAATAAGACATGTTCATCTCCTTAACCCTGCATACTTCAAGCTGTATCTTTGTTGGCTGCCCTCGCTCACCCCAGTCACTTACTGGATTAAGCTCTTGGGGATTCACTCAGTTGCCGCCTTGATACAACTCGAATTATTTTGGGTATTAATGGTTAGCCGGCGATATGCAAGGCAACCAGGACCAGATCGATCAGTTTGATGCCGACAAAGGGCACCAACAGACCTCCCACACCGTACATCCACAGGTTGCGGCGCAGCAGCGCCGCGGCGCTCATTGGCTTATAGCTCACCCCTTTCAGCGCCAGCGGGATCAGGAATACGATCACCAGAGCGTTGAAAATGACCGCCGACATAATGGCGGAAGCGGGGGAGTGCAGGTGCATCACGTTCAGCGCGTTCAACTGCGGATAGGTTGCCGCGAACGCCGCCGGGATAATGGCGAAATACTTCGCCACGTCGTTGGCGATACTGAAGGTGGTCAACGAGCCGCGCGTCATCAGCATCTGTTTACCGATATGCACCACTTCAATCAGCTTGGTCGGGTTGGAGTCCAGATCGACCATGTTGCCCGCCTCTTTGGCGGCCTGAGTGCCCGAGTTCATCGCTACCGCCACGTCGGCCTGCGCCAGCGCCGGCGCATCGTTGGTGCCGTCGCCGGTCATCGCCACCAGCCGGCCTTCCGCCTGGTACTGGCGGATTAAGGCCAGTTTGGCTTCCGGCGTGGCCTCCGACAGGAAGTCATCCACCCCGGCCTCGGCGGCGATAGCCGCAGCGGTCAACGGGTTATCGCCGGTGATCATCACCGTTTTGATGCCCATTTTACGCAGCTCGGCGAAACGCTCTTTAATGCCGCCCTTGACGATATCCTTCAGCGCCACCACGCCCAGCACCCGTGGCCCTTCGGCCACTACCAGCGGCGTACCGCCGGTACGTGCGACGCTAGCCACCAGATCGTCCACCGCCTGCGGGAAGTGGCCCTGATTGGATTCCACGTGACGGCGAATGGCATCCACCGCCCCTTTACGGATCATGCGGTCCTGCACGTTGACGCCGCTCATGCGCGTCTGGGCGGAGAAGGGCACGAAGGTGGCGTTCAGCGCCTGCAGGTCGCGTTCGCGCAGGTTAAAGCGCTGTTTGGCCAGCACCACTATGCTGCGGCCTTCCGGCGTTTCATCGGCCAGCGAAGACAGCTGCGCCGCATCGGCCAGGTCCTGTTCCTTCACGCCAGGCGCAGGCAGAAACTCGGAGGCCTGACGGTTACCCAGCGTGATGGTGCCGGTTTTGTCCAGCAGCAGCACGTCGACGTCGCCGGCGGCTTCCACGGCCCGGCCGCTGGTGGCGATCACGTTAGCGCCCAGCATCCGGCTCATCCCCGCCACGCCGATGGCAGACAGCAGGCCACCGATAGTCGTTGGGATCAGGCAGACCAACAGCGCCACCAACACGGTGATGGTGACTACCGAGCCGCCTTTGGCCGCGTCGACGCTGTACTGCGAGAACGGGAACAGCGTAGCGGTCGCCAGCACGAACACGATGGTCAGCGCCACCAGCAGGATGGTCAGCGCCACCTCGTTCGGGGTTTTACGCCGTTTGGCGCCTTCCACCATGGCGATCATCCGATCGAGGAAGGTCTCGCCCGGGTTGACGCTGCACTGCACCACCAGCCAGTCGGACAGCACGCGGGTGCCGCCGGTCACCGACGAGAAGTCGCCGCCGGACTCGCGGATCACCGGTGCGGATTCGCCGGTAATGGCGCTTTCGTCCACCGACGCGCCGCCTTCCAGCACCTCGCCGTCGCAGGGGATGGTATCACCGGCTTCCACCAGCACCACGTCACCTTTGCGCAGGCTCTCTGCGGACACTTTTTCGGTAGCGCCCTCGCGATGCGGCACGGCCAATTTCTTTGCCCAACTGGTTTTCTTGGTGCCCCTCAGGCTTTCAGCCTGTGCCTTGCTGCGCCCCTCGGCCAGCGCTTCGGCAAAGTTGGCGAACAGTACGGTGAACCACAGCCACAGGGCGATGCTGCCGGTAAAAGCGGCGCTGCCGTCGGTCTGCTTCGCCAGGATCGCCAGCCAGATTATGGTGGTCAGAATACTGCCGATATACACCACGAACATGACCGGGTTACGCCATTGGGTGCGCGGATCCAGTTTTTTCA is a window of Serratia plymuthica DNA encoding:
- the kdpC gene encoding potassium-transporting ATPase subunit KdpC — encoded protein: MSYLRPSLVMLILLTLITGIAYPLLTTGLSQLLFSGAANGSLLYQGDKVVGSALIGQNFTKPEYFWGRPSATGDSAYNAMASAGSNLAATNPALDKAIAERAAQLRQANPAMKGPIPVDLLTASGSGLDPQISIAAAQYQLARVAAARQLPPEQIARLIDENTDQATPNFMGESVVNVLKLNLALDALR
- the kdpB gene encoding potassium-transporting ATPase subunit KdpB, encoding MTRKQRALFEPALVRTALIDAVKKLDPRTQWRNPVMFVVYIGSILTTIIWLAILAKQTDGSAAFTGSIALWLWFTVLFANFAEALAEGRSKAQAESLRGTKKTSWAKKLAVPHREGATEKVSAESLRKGDVVLVEAGDTIPCDGEVLEGGASVDESAITGESAPVIRESGGDFSSVTGGTRVLSDWLVVQCSVNPGETFLDRMIAMVEGAKRRKTPNEVALTILLVALTIVFVLATATLFPFSQYSVDAAKGGSVVTITVLVALLVCLIPTTIGGLLSAIGVAGMSRMLGANVIATSGRAVEAAGDVDVLLLDKTGTITLGNRQASEFLPAPGVKEQDLADAAQLSSLADETPEGRSIVVLAKQRFNLRERDLQALNATFVPFSAQTRMSGVNVQDRMIRKGAVDAIRRHVESNQGHFPQAVDDLVASVARTGGTPLVVAEGPRVLGVVALKDIVKGGIKERFAELRKMGIKTVMITGDNPLTAAAIAAEAGVDDFLSEATPEAKLALIRQYQAEGRLVAMTGDGTNDAPALAQADVAVAMNSGTQAAKEAGNMVDLDSNPTKLIEVVHIGKQMLMTRGSLTTFSIANDVAKYFAIIPAAFAATYPQLNALNVMHLHSPASAIMSAVIFNALVIVFLIPLALKGVSYKPMSAAALLRRNLWMYGVGGLLVPFVGIKLIDLVLVALHIAG